One Cricetulus griseus strain 17A/GY chromosome 5, alternate assembly CriGri-PICRH-1.0, whole genome shotgun sequence genomic window carries:
- the Usp21 gene encoding ubiquitin carboxyl-terminal hydrolase 21, translating to MPQASEHRLGRTREPPVNVQPRVGAKIPFPPRARSKERRNPVPGPNSVLRPLPPRPGPPDERLKKVELGRGRTSGSRPRGPLRADHGVPLPGSPPPTVALPLPSRTNLARSKSVSSGDLRPMGIALGGHRGTGELGAALSRLALRPEPPTLRRSTSLRRLGGFPGPPTLLSIRTEPPASHGSYHVLPARPSEPFYSDDKMARHTLLLGSGHVGLRNLGNTCFLNAVLQCLSSTRPLRDFCLRRDFRQEVPGGGRAQELTEAFADVIGALWHPDSCEAVNPTRFRAVFQKYVPSFSGYSQQDAQEFLKLLMERLHLEINRRGRRAPPILASGPVPSPPRRGGALHEEPELSDDDRANLMWKRYLEREDSKIVDLFVGQLKSCLKCQACGYRSTTFEVFCDLSLPIPKKGFAGGKVSLRDCFSLFTKEEELESENAPVCDRCRQKTRSTKKLTVQRFPRILVLHLNRFSTSRGSIKKSSVGVDFPLQRLSLGDFASDKAGSPVYQLYALCNHSGSVHYGHYTALCRCQTGWHVYNDSRVSPVSENQVASSEGYVLFYQLMQEPPRCL from the exons ATGCCCCAGGCTTCTGAGCACCGCTTGGGCCGAACTCGAGAGCCACCTGTCAATGTACAGCCCCGAGTGGGAGCCAAGATACCATTTCCTCCCCGGGCCCGCAGCAAGGAGCGCCGAAACCCAGTTCCTGGGCCAAACTCCGTGTTACGACCTTTGCCTCCCAGGCCAGGTCCCCCGGATGAAAGGCTCAAGAAAGTGGAGCTGGGTCGGGGTCGGACCTCAGGCTCTCGTCCTAGAGGCCCCCTTCGAGCAGATCATGGGGTCCCCTTGCCTGGCTCACCACCCCCAACTGTGGCTCTGCCTCTCCCATCCCGGACCAACTTAGCCCGTTCCAAGTCTGTGAGCAGCGGGGACTTGCGTCCAATGGGGATTGCCTTGGGAGGGCACCGTGGCACTGGCGAGCTAGGGGCCGCACTGAGCCGCTTGGCACTCCGACCTGAGCCACCCACTTTGAGACGCAGCACTTCTCTCCGGCGTCTTGGGGGCTTCCCTGGCCCCCCTACCCTGCTCAGCATACGGACCGAGCCCCCTGCTTCCCATGGCTCCTACCACGTGTTACCTGCCCGGCCCTCTGAGCCATTCTACTCTGATGACAAGATG GCTCGTCACACACTGCTCCTGGGCTCTGGTCATGTTGGCCTCCGAAATCTGGGAAATACA TGTTTCCTCAACGCCGTGCTACAGTGTTTGAGCAGCACTAGGCCTCTCCGAGACTTTTGTCTTCGAAGGGACTTCCGGCAAGAGGTGCCTGGAGGAGGCCGAGCCCAGGAGCTCACGGAAG CCTTTGCGGATGTGATTGGTGCCCTCTGGCACCCTGACTCCTGTGAAGCTGTGAATCCTACTCGGTTCCGGGCTGTCTTCCAGAAATACGTCCCCTCCTTCTCTGGAtacag CCAGCAGGATGCCCAAGAGTTTCTGAAGCTACTCATGGAAAGGTTACACCTTGAAATCAACCGACGAGGCCGCCGGGCACCACCAATCCTGGCCAGTGGCCCGGTTCCCTCTCCACCTCGCCGAGGAGGGGCTCTGCATGAAGAACCTGAATTGAG TGATGACGATCGAGCCAACTTAATGTGGAAGCGTTACCTGGAGCGAGAAGACAGCAAGATTGTGG ACCTATTTGTGGGCCAGTTGAAAAGCTGCCTCAAGTGCCAGGCCTGTGGGTATCGCTCCACGACCTTCGAGGTTTTTTGTGACCTGTCCCTGCCCATCCCCAAG aaagGATTTGCTGGGGGCAAAGTGTCTCTGCGGGATTGTTTCAGCCTTTTCACCAAGGAAGAAGAGCTGGAGTCAGAAAATGCCCCA GTGTGTGACCGATGCCGGCAGAAAACACGAAGTACCAAAAAGCTGACAGTACAAAGATTCCCCCGAATCCTCGTGCTCC ATCTGAATCGATTTTCCACCTCCCGAGGCTCCATCAAGAAAAGTTCAGTAGGTGTTGACTTCCCATTGCAGCGACTGAGCCTAGGGGACTTTGCCAGTGACAAAGCCG GAAGCCCTGTCTACCAGCTGTATGCCCTCTGCAACCACTCGGGTAGTGTCCACTATGGACACTACACAGCCCTGTGCCGGTGCCAGACTGGTTGGCATGTCTACAACGACTCCCG TGTCTCCCCTGTCAGTGAAAATCAGGTGGCATCCAGTGAGGGCTACGTGCTGTTCTACCAACTGATGCAGGAGCCACCTCGGTGCCTGTGA
- the Ppox gene encoding protoporphyrinogen oxidase isoform X4, with translation MGRTVIVLGGGISGLAASYHLIRGPSPPKVILVEGSKRLGGWIRSVRGSDGAIFELGPRGIRPAGVLGARTLLLNRFLSLAWSQKSCLSRGIIQLPRTDSCMWAVPCTPYPLASGQSPQLDSSLVHQARAERWSQWSLRGGLEMLPQALHNHLTSKGVTVFRGQPVCGLSLQPEGRWKVSLGDSSLEADHIISAIPAAVLSKLLPAEAAPLAHVLGTITAVSVAVVNLQYQGACLPVQGFGHLVPSSEDPTVLGVVYDSIAFPEQDGNPPGLRVTVMLGGYWLQKLEANGCELSPELFKQQAQEAVATHLGLKKQPSHCLVHLHKNCIPQYTLGHWQKLESAMQFLTTQRLPLTLAGASYEGVAVNDCIESGRQAAVAVLGTESSS, from the exons ATGGGCCGGACTGTGATCGTGCTTGGCGGAGGTATCAGTGGATTGGCTGCAAGTTATCATCTGATCCGAGGCCCCTCTCCCCCTAAG GTGATCTTAGTGGAGGGCAGCAAGCGTTTGGGAGGCTGGATCCGCTCAGTCCGAGGATCAGACGGTGCCATCTTTGAACTTGGACCTCGAGGAATTAGGCCGGCTGGAGTGCTGGGAGCTCGGACCCTGCTCTTG AACAGGTTTCTGAGCTTGGCCTGGAGTCAGAAGTCTTGCCTGTCCCGGGGAATCATCCAGCTGCCCAGAACAGATTCCTGTATGTGGGCGGTGCCCTGCACCCCCTACCCTCTGGCCTCAG GACAGAGTCCACAGCTGGATTCCTCATTAGTTCATCAGGCCCGGGCTGAGCGATGGAGCCAGTGGTCACTCCGTGGAGGGCTGGAGATGTTGCCCCAGGCCCTTCACAACCACTTAACTAGTAAAGGAGTCACTGTCTTCAGAGGTCAGCCAGTCTGTGGGCTCAGCCTCCAGCCAGAAGGACGCTGGAAG GTGTCTCTAGGGGACAGCAGTCTGGAGGCTGACCACATTATTAGTGCCATTCCAGCAGCAG TGCTCAGCAAGCTGCTCCCTGCTGAGGCTGCACCTCTAGCGCATGTCCTGGGTACCATCACTGCTGTGTCTGTTGCTGTGGTCAATCTGCAGTACCAAGGAGCTTGTTTACCTGTCCAg GGATTTGGACATTTGGTGCCATCATCAGAAGACCCAACTGTCCTGGGAGTCGTGTATGACTCAATTGCCTTTCCTGAGCAGGATGGGAACCCCCCAGGCCTCAGAGTAACT GTGATGTTGGGAGGCTACTGGTTACAGAAGCTAGAAGCTAATGGCTGTGAATTGTCTCCAGAGCTATTCAAACAGCAAGCACAGGAAGCAGTTGCTACACACTTAGGACTGAAGAAACAACCAAGTCACTGCTTGGTCCATCTACACAAG AACTGTATCCCTCAGTATACACTAGGACACTGGCAAAAACTAG AGTCAGCTATGCAATTCTTGACCACTCAAAGGTTGCCCCTGACCTTGGCTGGAGCTTCCTATGAGGGGGTCGCTGTCAATGACTGTATAGAGAGTGGGCGTCAGGCAGCAGTTGCTGTCCTGGGCACAGAATCTAGCAGCTGA
- the Ppox gene encoding protoporphyrinogen oxidase isoform X1, giving the protein MGRTVIVLGGGISGLAASYHLIRGPSPPKVILVEGSKRLGGWIRSVRGSDGAIFELGPRGIRPAGVLGARTLLLVSELGLESEVLPVPGNHPAAQNRFLYVGGALHPLPSGLRGLLRPSPPFSKPLFWAGLRDLMTPRGKEPDETVHSFAQRRLGPEVASLAIDSLCRGVFAGNSRELSVRSCFPSLFQAEQTHRSILLGLLLGAGQSPQLDSSLVHQARAERWSQWSLRGGLEMLPQALHNHLTSKGVTVFRGQPVCGLSLQPEGRWKVSLGDSSLEADHIISAIPAAVLSKLLPAEAAPLAHVLGTITAVSVAVVNLQYQGACLPVQGFGHLVPSSEDPTVLGVVYDSIAFPEQDGNPPGLRVTVMLGGYWLQKLEANGCELSPELFKQQAQEAVATHLGLKKQPSHCLVHLHKNCIPQYTLGHWQKLESAMQFLTTQRLPLTLAGASYEGVAVNDCIESGRQAAVAVLGTESSS; this is encoded by the exons ATGGGCCGGACTGTGATCGTGCTTGGCGGAGGTATCAGTGGATTGGCTGCAAGTTATCATCTGATCCGAGGCCCCTCTCCCCCTAAG GTGATCTTAGTGGAGGGCAGCAAGCGTTTGGGAGGCTGGATCCGCTCAGTCCGAGGATCAGACGGTGCCATCTTTGAACTTGGACCTCGAGGAATTAGGCCGGCTGGAGTGCTGGGAGCTCGGACCCTGCTCTTG GTTTCTGAGCTTGGCCTGGAGTCAGAAGTCTTGCCTGTCCCGGGGAATCATCCAGCTGCCCAGAACAGATTCCTGTATGTGGGCGGTGCCCTGCACCCCCTACCCTCTGGCCTCAG GGGGCTACTCCGCCCTTCACCCCCCTTCTCGAAACCTCTGTTTTGGGCTGGGCTGAGGGATTTGATGACGCCCAGGGGCAAAGAGCCTGATGAGACTGTGCACAGTTTTGCCCAGCGCCGCCTTGGACCTGAG GTGGCATCTTTAGCCATAGACAGTCTTTGCCGAGGAGTGTTTGCAGGCAACAGCCGTGAGCTCAGTGTCCGGTCCTGCTTTCCCAGTCTCTTCCAAGCTGAGCAAACCCATCGGTCCATATTACTGGGACTGCTCCTGGGGGCAG GACAGAGTCCACAGCTGGATTCCTCATTAGTTCATCAGGCCCGGGCTGAGCGATGGAGCCAGTGGTCACTCCGTGGAGGGCTGGAGATGTTGCCCCAGGCCCTTCACAACCACTTAACTAGTAAAGGAGTCACTGTCTTCAGAGGTCAGCCAGTCTGTGGGCTCAGCCTCCAGCCAGAAGGACGCTGGAAG GTGTCTCTAGGGGACAGCAGTCTGGAGGCTGACCACATTATTAGTGCCATTCCAGCAGCAG TGCTCAGCAAGCTGCTCCCTGCTGAGGCTGCACCTCTAGCGCATGTCCTGGGTACCATCACTGCTGTGTCTGTTGCTGTGGTCAATCTGCAGTACCAAGGAGCTTGTTTACCTGTCCAg GGATTTGGACATTTGGTGCCATCATCAGAAGACCCAACTGTCCTGGGAGTCGTGTATGACTCAATTGCCTTTCCTGAGCAGGATGGGAACCCCCCAGGCCTCAGAGTAACT GTGATGTTGGGAGGCTACTGGTTACAGAAGCTAGAAGCTAATGGCTGTGAATTGTCTCCAGAGCTATTCAAACAGCAAGCACAGGAAGCAGTTGCTACACACTTAGGACTGAAGAAACAACCAAGTCACTGCTTGGTCCATCTACACAAG AACTGTATCCCTCAGTATACACTAGGACACTGGCAAAAACTAG AGTCAGCTATGCAATTCTTGACCACTCAAAGGTTGCCCCTGACCTTGGCTGGAGCTTCCTATGAGGGGGTCGCTGTCAATGACTGTATAGAGAGTGGGCGTCAGGCAGCAGTTGCTGTCCTGGGCACAGAATCTAGCAGCTGA
- the Ppox gene encoding protoporphyrinogen oxidase isoform X3 — translation MGRTVIVLGGGISGLAASYHLIRGPSPPKVILVEGSKRLGGWIRSVRGSDGAIFELGPRGIRPAGVLGARTLLLFFLSVSSSRGLVENRFLSLAWSQKSCLSRGIIQLPRTDSCMWAVPCTPYPLASGQSPQLDSSLVHQARAERWSQWSLRGGLEMLPQALHNHLTSKGVTVFRGQPVCGLSLQPEGRWKVSLGDSSLEADHIISAIPAAVLSKLLPAEAAPLAHVLGTITAVSVAVVNLQYQGACLPVQGFGHLVPSSEDPTVLGVVYDSIAFPEQDGNPPGLRVTVMLGGYWLQKLEANGCELSPELFKQQAQEAVATHLGLKKQPSHCLVHLHKNCIPQYTLGHWQKLESAMQFLTTQRLPLTLAGASYEGVAVNDCIESGRQAAVAVLGTESSS, via the exons ATGGGCCGGACTGTGATCGTGCTTGGCGGAGGTATCAGTGGATTGGCTGCAAGTTATCATCTGATCCGAGGCCCCTCTCCCCCTAAG GTGATCTTAGTGGAGGGCAGCAAGCGTTTGGGAGGCTGGATCCGCTCAGTCCGAGGATCAGACGGTGCCATCTTTGAACTTGGACCTCGAGGAATTAGGCCGGCTGGAGTGCTGGGAGCTCGGACCCTGCTCTTG TTTTTCCTTAGTGTGTCCTCTTCCCGAGGGCTTGTGGAGAACAGGTTTCTGAGCTTGGCCTGGAGTCAGAAGTCTTGCCTGTCCCGGGGAATCATCCAGCTGCCCAGAACAGATTCCTGTATGTGGGCGGTGCCCTGCACCCCCTACCCTCTGGCCTCAG GACAGAGTCCACAGCTGGATTCCTCATTAGTTCATCAGGCCCGGGCTGAGCGATGGAGCCAGTGGTCACTCCGTGGAGGGCTGGAGATGTTGCCCCAGGCCCTTCACAACCACTTAACTAGTAAAGGAGTCACTGTCTTCAGAGGTCAGCCAGTCTGTGGGCTCAGCCTCCAGCCAGAAGGACGCTGGAAG GTGTCTCTAGGGGACAGCAGTCTGGAGGCTGACCACATTATTAGTGCCATTCCAGCAGCAG TGCTCAGCAAGCTGCTCCCTGCTGAGGCTGCACCTCTAGCGCATGTCCTGGGTACCATCACTGCTGTGTCTGTTGCTGTGGTCAATCTGCAGTACCAAGGAGCTTGTTTACCTGTCCAg GGATTTGGACATTTGGTGCCATCATCAGAAGACCCAACTGTCCTGGGAGTCGTGTATGACTCAATTGCCTTTCCTGAGCAGGATGGGAACCCCCCAGGCCTCAGAGTAACT GTGATGTTGGGAGGCTACTGGTTACAGAAGCTAGAAGCTAATGGCTGTGAATTGTCTCCAGAGCTATTCAAACAGCAAGCACAGGAAGCAGTTGCTACACACTTAGGACTGAAGAAACAACCAAGTCACTGCTTGGTCCATCTACACAAG AACTGTATCCCTCAGTATACACTAGGACACTGGCAAAAACTAG AGTCAGCTATGCAATTCTTGACCACTCAAAGGTTGCCCCTGACCTTGGCTGGAGCTTCCTATGAGGGGGTCGCTGTCAATGACTGTATAGAGAGTGGGCGTCAGGCAGCAGTTGCTGTCCTGGGCACAGAATCTAGCAGCTGA
- the Ppox gene encoding protoporphyrinogen oxidase isoform X2 produces MCRTEQVSELGLESEVLPVPGNHPAAQNRFLYVGGALHPLPSGLRGLLRPSPPFSKPLFWAGLRDLMTPRGKEPDETVHSFAQRRLGPEVASLAIDSLCRGVFAGNSRELSVRSCFPSLFQAEQTHRSILLGLLLGAGQSPQLDSSLVHQARAERWSQWSLRGGLEMLPQALHNHLTSKGVTVFRGQPVCGLSLQPEGRWKVSLGDSSLEADHIISAIPAAVLSKLLPAEAAPLAHVLGTITAVSVAVVNLQYQGACLPVQGFGHLVPSSEDPTVLGVVYDSIAFPEQDGNPPGLRVTVMLGGYWLQKLEANGCELSPELFKQQAQEAVATHLGLKKQPSHCLVHLHKNCIPQYTLGHWQKLESAMQFLTTQRLPLTLAGASYEGVAVNDCIESGRQAAVAVLGTESSS; encoded by the exons ATGTGTAGGACAG AACAGGTTTCTGAGCTTGGCCTGGAGTCAGAAGTCTTGCCTGTCCCGGGGAATCATCCAGCTGCCCAGAACAGATTCCTGTATGTGGGCGGTGCCCTGCACCCCCTACCCTCTGGCCTCAG GGGGCTACTCCGCCCTTCACCCCCCTTCTCGAAACCTCTGTTTTGGGCTGGGCTGAGGGATTTGATGACGCCCAGGGGCAAAGAGCCTGATGAGACTGTGCACAGTTTTGCCCAGCGCCGCCTTGGACCTGAG GTGGCATCTTTAGCCATAGACAGTCTTTGCCGAGGAGTGTTTGCAGGCAACAGCCGTGAGCTCAGTGTCCGGTCCTGCTTTCCCAGTCTCTTCCAAGCTGAGCAAACCCATCGGTCCATATTACTGGGACTGCTCCTGGGGGCAG GACAGAGTCCACAGCTGGATTCCTCATTAGTTCATCAGGCCCGGGCTGAGCGATGGAGCCAGTGGTCACTCCGTGGAGGGCTGGAGATGTTGCCCCAGGCCCTTCACAACCACTTAACTAGTAAAGGAGTCACTGTCTTCAGAGGTCAGCCAGTCTGTGGGCTCAGCCTCCAGCCAGAAGGACGCTGGAAG GTGTCTCTAGGGGACAGCAGTCTGGAGGCTGACCACATTATTAGTGCCATTCCAGCAGCAG TGCTCAGCAAGCTGCTCCCTGCTGAGGCTGCACCTCTAGCGCATGTCCTGGGTACCATCACTGCTGTGTCTGTTGCTGTGGTCAATCTGCAGTACCAAGGAGCTTGTTTACCTGTCCAg GGATTTGGACATTTGGTGCCATCATCAGAAGACCCAACTGTCCTGGGAGTCGTGTATGACTCAATTGCCTTTCCTGAGCAGGATGGGAACCCCCCAGGCCTCAGAGTAACT GTGATGTTGGGAGGCTACTGGTTACAGAAGCTAGAAGCTAATGGCTGTGAATTGTCTCCAGAGCTATTCAAACAGCAAGCACAGGAAGCAGTTGCTACACACTTAGGACTGAAGAAACAACCAAGTCACTGCTTGGTCCATCTACACAAG AACTGTATCCCTCAGTATACACTAGGACACTGGCAAAAACTAG AGTCAGCTATGCAATTCTTGACCACTCAAAGGTTGCCCCTGACCTTGGCTGGAGCTTCCTATGAGGGGGTCGCTGTCAATGACTGTATAGAGAGTGGGCGTCAGGCAGCAGTTGCTGTCCTGGGCACAGAATCTAGCAGCTGA
- the Ppox gene encoding protoporphyrinogen oxidase isoform X5, which yields MTPRGKEPDETVHSFAQRRLGPEVASLAIDSLCRGVFAGNSRELSVRSCFPSLFQAEQTHRSILLGLLLGAGQSPQLDSSLVHQARAERWSQWSLRGGLEMLPQALHNHLTSKGVTVFRGQPVCGLSLQPEGRWKVSLGDSSLEADHIISAIPAAVLSKLLPAEAAPLAHVLGTITAVSVAVVNLQYQGACLPVQGFGHLVPSSEDPTVLGVVYDSIAFPEQDGNPPGLRVTVMLGGYWLQKLEANGCELSPELFKQQAQEAVATHLGLKKQPSHCLVHLHKNCIPQYTLGHWQKLESAMQFLTTQRLPLTLAGASYEGVAVNDCIESGRQAAVAVLGTESSS from the exons ATGACGCCCAGGGGCAAAGAGCCTGATGAGACTGTGCACAGTTTTGCCCAGCGCCGCCTTGGACCTGAG GTGGCATCTTTAGCCATAGACAGTCTTTGCCGAGGAGTGTTTGCAGGCAACAGCCGTGAGCTCAGTGTCCGGTCCTGCTTTCCCAGTCTCTTCCAAGCTGAGCAAACCCATCGGTCCATATTACTGGGACTGCTCCTGGGGGCAG GACAGAGTCCACAGCTGGATTCCTCATTAGTTCATCAGGCCCGGGCTGAGCGATGGAGCCAGTGGTCACTCCGTGGAGGGCTGGAGATGTTGCCCCAGGCCCTTCACAACCACTTAACTAGTAAAGGAGTCACTGTCTTCAGAGGTCAGCCAGTCTGTGGGCTCAGCCTCCAGCCAGAAGGACGCTGGAAG GTGTCTCTAGGGGACAGCAGTCTGGAGGCTGACCACATTATTAGTGCCATTCCAGCAGCAG TGCTCAGCAAGCTGCTCCCTGCTGAGGCTGCACCTCTAGCGCATGTCCTGGGTACCATCACTGCTGTGTCTGTTGCTGTGGTCAATCTGCAGTACCAAGGAGCTTGTTTACCTGTCCAg GGATTTGGACATTTGGTGCCATCATCAGAAGACCCAACTGTCCTGGGAGTCGTGTATGACTCAATTGCCTTTCCTGAGCAGGATGGGAACCCCCCAGGCCTCAGAGTAACT GTGATGTTGGGAGGCTACTGGTTACAGAAGCTAGAAGCTAATGGCTGTGAATTGTCTCCAGAGCTATTCAAACAGCAAGCACAGGAAGCAGTTGCTACACACTTAGGACTGAAGAAACAACCAAGTCACTGCTTGGTCCATCTACACAAG AACTGTATCCCTCAGTATACACTAGGACACTGGCAAAAACTAG AGTCAGCTATGCAATTCTTGACCACTCAAAGGTTGCCCCTGACCTTGGCTGGAGCTTCCTATGAGGGGGTCGCTGTCAATGACTGTATAGAGAGTGGGCGTCAGGCAGCAGTTGCTGTCCTGGGCACAGAATCTAGCAGCTGA
- the B4galt3 gene encoding beta-1,4-galactosyltransferase 3 yields MLRRLLERPCTLALLVGSQLAVMMYLSLGGFRSLSALFGRDQGPTFDYSHPRDVYSNLSHLPGAPVAAGASPAEALPFCPERSPFLVGPVSVSFSPVPSLAEIVERNPRVEPGGRYRPAGCEARSRTAIIVPHRAREHHLRLLLYHLHPFLQRQQLAYGIYVIHQAGNGMFNRAKLLNVGVREALRDEEWDCLFLHDVDLLPENDHNLYVCDPRGPRHVAVAMNKFGYSLPYPQYFGGVSALTPDQYLKMNGFPNEYWGWGGEDDDIATRVRLAGMKISRPPTSVGHYKMVKHRGDKGNEENPHRFDLLVRTQNSWTQDGMNSLTYQLLAKELGPLYTNITADIGTDPRGPRAPSGPRYPPGSSQAFRQEMLQRRPPARPGPLPTANHTAPHGSH; encoded by the exons ATGTTGCGGAGGCTGCTGGAGAGGCCCTGCACATTGGCCCTGCTTGTGGGCTCCCAACTGGCAGTTATGATGTACCTTTCACTAGGGGGCTTCCGAAGCCTTAGTGCCCTGTTTGGTCGAGATCAGGGCCCAACATTTGATTACTCTCATCCTCGTGATGTCTATAGTAACCTCAGTCACCTGCCTGGGGCTCCGGTTGCTGCCGGGGCTTCTCCAGCTGAAGCTCTACCCTTTTGTCCAGAGCGATCTCCTTTCCTAG TGGGTCCTGTGTCGGTATCATTTAGCCCAGTGCCATCACTAGCAGAGATTGTGGAGCGGAATCCCCGGGTGGAACCAGGGGGCCGGTACCGTCCTGCAGGATGTGAGGCCCGCTCCCGAACTGCCATAATTGTGCCCCATCGTGCCCGCGAGCATCACCTGCGCCTGCTGCTCTATCACCTGCATCCCTTCCTGCAGCGCCAGCAGCTTGCATATGGCATCTATGTCATCCACCAG GCTGGAAATGGAATGTTTAACAGGGCAAAGCTCCTGAATGTTGGGGTGCGGGAAGCCCTGCGAGATGAAGAATGGGACTGCTTGTTCTTACATGATGTGGACCTCCTTCCAGAAAATGATCATAACCTGTATGTGTGTGACCCCCGGGGACCCCGCCATGTTGCTGTTGCTATGAACAAGTTTGGATACAG CCTCCCATACCCCCAGTACTTTGGTGGGGTTTCAGCGCTCACTCCTGACCAATACCTGAAGATGAATGGCTTCCCCAATGAATACTGGGGCTGGGGCGGTGAGGATGATGACATCGCTACCAG GGTCCGCCTGGCTGGGATGAAGATCTCTCGACCACCCACCTCTGTGGGACACTATAAGATGGTGAAGCACAGAGGGGACAAAGGCAATGAGGAAAATCCCCACAG ATTTGACCTCCTGGTCCGTACCCAGAATTCTTGGACACAAGATGGAATGAACTCACTGACATACCAGTTGCTGGCTAAAGAGCTGGGTCCTCTGTATACCAACATCACTGCAGACATTGGGACTGATCCTCGGGGTCCTCGGGCTCCCTCTGGTCCCCGATACCCACCAGGTTCCTCCCAGGCCTTCCGACAAGAGATGTTACAACGCCGGCCCCCCGCTAGGCCTGGTCCTCTGCCTACTGCCAACCACACAGCTCCCCATGGTTCACACTGA